The genomic region TCAGTTTGGCGATCGCCTTGCAGCATTTTTAGCCGATACGAATGAATTAGAAAGGATTTACAATCAAGTTGCTATTGATATTGATTCACAACAAATCGATCGCCCCCGGGAAGTTTTTGAGAAATTACGTCCGGTTTATGTGAGCGATGAAAAATTTGAACGTGATTTTTCTGTATTGAAGATTGAAACTAAGGGACAAAAGAAAAAGCTAGTTCGCTATATTTTGGCAAAACTTGAAAATTATGTATCGGGCAAACCCATTAATGAGGAAACTCCATCTATAGAACATATTTTACCAGAATCACCCGATCGTCAATGGGAACAAGAGTTTACAAACGAACAGATGGCTGACATGCGTTATCGCCTCGGTAATCTTACTTTTTTAGAGCCTTCTTTCAATCGAGAAATTGGCCAAAAGAAATACGATATAAAACGACAAAAATATCAACAAAGTAGTTACATTTTGACGCAACAAATTACTAATGATGATTGGACTCCCGATTCGATCGCGCGCCGCCAACAGGAGTTAGCTAGACAAGCCATTCGTGTTTGGAGATCGGATTTTGTATGATTGCGAACAGAGATCGAGAGGTTTGCTGTTCTAAAGTATAGTATTCTTAAATAAGTTGAATCTGAGATCGATCTGGGAAAGTTGCCAAATCCCCGTACGGACAAGGCATTCCCGCGTCCATACAATCCCTAAAGTTTACAACCAATTGAAGAGGGCTATATAGTCATTATTGATTGTTTTTAGAGATCTAAACTTCACTGAATAGAGAATATATCGATTATTTCCCCGATTATGAAATTTAACTTAGGGTGTCAACTCAGCTATCAAGTGGACTCTTGGAGTACCTTTGTCTTTAACTTGCGGGTGGTGGAAACTAACTATCAAAAACTCCTCAACGAATTACTGGAAATTTCACCGGACATCGAGATCGACGAATACTATTCTCCCTTTTCAGAAAATCGCTATTTTCGCCTCAACGTTCCGGCAAATACGCGCTTGCAATTGTCCTACTGGGCGAAGGTAGAAATGTCTCATTATTATGGCGATCCGGGAACGATCGCCGAAGTCGCCCCGGCGGATTTGCCTGTAGAAATGCTGCACTATCTCTATCCGAGTCGTTACTGTCAGTCCGATCGCCTCTTGCGGTTAGCCGATTCCGAGTTCGGGCATTTAGAACCGGGATACTCGCGGGTAACGGCAATTTGTAACTGGATTTACGAGAAAGTGATCTATCTTTACGGGTCGAGTAACCCCCATACTTCCGCTTACGATACGGCGACGGAACGCCAAGGAGTCTGTCGAGATTTTGCTCATTTGGGGATCGCCTTTTGTCGGGCTCTCAATATTCCGGCGCGGTTCGTTTCTGCTTACGCCTACGGGTTGGAACCGCCGGACTTTCATGCGTGTTTTGAAGCTTATTTAGGCGATCGCTGGTACTTGTTCGACGCGACCCGCCGCGCCCCCCAAAATGGCTTAATCCGGATTGGAACCGGACAAGACGCCTCCGATGTTTCTCTCTCGACGATTTTCGGGGCAGTGCAGATGCAGGAAATGAAAGTATTTGTAGAATACCTGCCCGCATCGACGGCGACCTCCGACGAAATCCCGCAATTGACGACCAAGGCGATCGCGATTTCGTGAATCTCGATTTGTGAATTCCCCGGCGACAGGGTGAGATCGCGCCGTGTCGCCCGTTTGAGCTGCGAAGGAATAGGGGGTTTTGCCCCTCACCCGATAGAAAAACATGGCATACTCGAAAAGAAACGCGCGATCGCCGCCTTACGGTTGTCAAAGCGATGGGGCGATCGGGTGTGGGCGCCGAGTTCGACGCCGCCGAGATCGCGCCGACAGGGGGGTTATTTTTCGAGACGGCATCCCGTTAGCAGCGATCGATCTATGGTGCAAAATAGAAAATGGACGATCCAAAAACATCCCTCCACCCCCGCCAGTACCTTCGTCAGGTTCGCAACGCCGGAACATTCAACCGTTTTAGGAGATTCGTGTTTTCTAACTTGTGGAACCGAATGAGCAAACAATTGCCGGACTTAACGCCGATAGGGGTCGTGGCGATCGCCGCCCTATGCACTACGAGTCTCCTCGTCGGCGTGCGGTCTCTCGGTGCCTTACAACGTTGGGAACTGCTGGTTTTCGATTGGATGATTCGCCTGCGTCCCGACGATCCCCCAGACCCGCGCTTGTTAGTCGTCGGCATTACCGAAGACGACCTCAGCCGCTTCGGCTGGCCCTTGAGCGATCGTACCTTAGCCCAAGCCTTAAACCAACTGCAACAGCACGATCCGGCGGCGATCGGCCTCGATCTTTACCGTAACTTATCCCAACCTCCCGGTTACGAGGAACTGGTCGCCGAACTGAACGCCCCCAACCTGATCGGGATCGAAAACGACAACGTAGATCCGCCGCCGACCCTTCCCGAAGCCCGCATCGGCTTTAACGATTTAGTCAGCGACCCGGACGGTCCGATTCGGCGCAACTTGATGACCTTCGAGATCGAGGGCAAAACCCGCTATTCGTTCTCCTTGCGCCTCGCCTTGCACTACCTCCAACTCAAAGGCTTGGCGCCGGAAGTGAGCCCGACCGGGGCGATCGTCTGGGGTAAAGCCGTGTTTGAACCGCTCACTTCTACCTCTGGCGGCTACGCCACGATCGACGCCAAAGGGTATCAAATTTTACTCAACTATCGTGCCGAAGATCGAGCGGTGGAAACGGTCACCCTGTCCCAAGTCTTGGATCGTCAAGTACCGCCGGAGTGGATCGAAGATAAAATCATCGCGATCGGCACGATCGCCCCGAGTATCGGCGACGTACACTATACTCCCTACAGCTCCACCAGCAGCCATCCCTTCATGGCGGGGGTCGTGATTCACGCCCAGATGCTCAGTCAACTCCTCAGTGCAGTTATCGACGGGCGGCCCTTGTTCTGGTTTTGGTCGGAGGGGGTGGAAATCGCTTGGATTCTGGCGTGGACTGTCGGCGGCGCGGCGATCGCCTGGTGGTGCCGCCATCCGTTGCTGTTAGTCGCGGTCAGCGCCGGAGGGATCGGCGTCTTGGTTCTGACCACCTGGGGCATTTTCCTAGCGGCGGGTTGGATACCGTTCGTGACCCCCGTGTTGGGGTGGGCGATCGCCGGATCGGGCGTGGTCGCCTACCGCGCCTACCAGTCCGGACGCCAGCAGCAAATCGTGATGAAACTGCTCGGACAAAGTACCTCGCCGGAAGTTGCCGATGCCTTGTGGAGTAGTCGCGACCACTTGCTCAAAAATGGCAAACTCCCCGGTCAAAAGCTAGTCGCGACCATGCTGTTTACCGACCTCAAAGATTTCAGCACGATTTCCGAGCAAATGCCTCCGGAAGCCTTGCTCGAATGGCTTAACGAATATTTAGAAATGCTCACCGAGGTGGTGCAAGAACATCACGGGATTATTAATAAGTTTACCGGGGATGGGATTATGGCGGCGTTCGGGGTGCCGATCGCCCGCCAGCAGCCCGAAGAAATTGCCGAAGATGCCTATAATGCGGTGTCTTGCGGTTTGACGATGAGCGATCGCCTGCAAATCCTCAATCGCGAGTGGCAACAGCGCGGGTTGCCCGTGATTCAGATGCGCGTCGGCATTTATACCGGACCGATCGTCGCCGGAAGTTTGGGGGGGAAAGAACGGCTCGAATACGGCATGATCGGCGATAGCGTCAACATCGCCTCGCGGTTGGAAAGTTGTGAAAAAGATCGTCAGTCGAGTATTTGCCGGGTATTGATCGCCCGGGAAACTTTGACCCTGATTCGCGAGCAGTTTGTAGTGGAACATTGGGGACCGCTCGCGTTGAAAGGGAAACACCAGATGGTTGACGTTTACCGGGTTTTGGCCCGCCAGCAGAAAACTGGGGAAGTCCCGGTCGAACCTCCGGTGGATTTTCCCCAACCGAAGCGGTAACCGACGATCGCCGCCGGGGATCTGGATCGCGATCGCACAAAAGTAGTGGCCGCGATCGCACTGACCTCCCCCACATTAGAGTTAACAATAAAGTGGTGCGTTCCGTTCCCCCCACCCTCGGGCCACCCGTTCCGCCGACGGCTCAAGATCGATCCCGATCGGGACAAGCTAGCGCGGCGAAGGCTTCGCGAAAGTCCCCGGGGCGATCGCCGACATCGGAAATGAGGCGACCGTCATCTACTCTATCTCCCAAGGAGAACGTCCTCATGTGTTGCCAACCGATTGTTAAACTATCTATCCTAGCGGTCTCGATCGCCTGTTTGAATACGGTGGGGGCTGCCTTTCCCGTCCGGGCAGTCGAATTCAATCCCCCGGATGTGGGCACCCCGGAACGCCGGGTCGGAGGCGGAACCCGCAGTGGGTCGCCTTCGGAAATCGATACTCAAGTCGGCATTTTTCAACCGCGCCAATCCGGCGCCCCCGATCGCCGCATCGGTGGCGGCAGTCGCGGCTGTAGTGTCGGCGAAAACGGCGAATCGGGCCAACCCCTGACGGCGATCGTGCCGGAAAGTTTGGTCGGCTTGACCGTTTCCCAAGCGCCTACGTTTTTCTGGTACGTCCCCAAACACGACGCCCCGGCGGTCGAATTTGCCTTGCTCGACGAAGAACGACAAACTGTTATTTACGAAACCACCTTTCAAACTCGGGGACAAGCGGGATTGATTAGCCTGCAACTCCCGGAGAATGCCAATTTAATTCCCTTGGAACTCAATAAAAAATATCGCTGGTATTTTTCGATCGTCTGCGATCCTGAAGATCGGGCCGGAGATATTGCCGTCGAAGGGTGGATTCAACGGGTCGAACCGAGTGCCCAACTGCAAGAGCGACTCGCCGCCGCGCAATCGGACGGCGATCGCGCCGCCATCTACGCCCAAGAAGGGATCTGGCACGAAACGATCGCCTTACTCGTCCAACAGCGTCTCGCCGATCCGGACAATCCCCAGTTAGAACGGGAGTGGAATCAACTCTTACAATCGATCGGCCTCGACCATCTCGCCCAACTGTCTCTCTGGGAAACTTCCGAGGCGCGCGTTCCGTAACTCAGAGCAGTACGAGACCGTCGCGATCGCTTCGCGACGCCAACGGCGTGTCGAGATTTCGGCTTTTTATTGACAAATTTATAAAAATATGATATTAGGCCGATGGAGTCGAGGGAGAGCGAACGGCTGACCCTCGACCTTCCCAGACTTAGCGAAGCTCTTCGAGCAGAGCATCGACTTTTTCGACCCCCTCGCTCACCCCTTGGGCTTCGTAAAGAGAGCGAGCTTTTGTCAAGATTTCGATCGCCTCGGCGGCGCGATCGCGTCCCTGGAGGGCGACAGCTAAATAATAGTAATAATCGGGATTATCCCCATCGAGTTCGGTCAACTGACGGAAAGCGACGATCGCTTGCAGAAAATCTTGCTTCTCTAAGTGAATCGCGGCGATCGCCTCGTGAGCTTCCGTCAGTTGCGGGTCGATGCTCGCCGCCCGTTGGTAGCTTTGGAACGCCGCGTCCATTTGCTCGCGATCGCGTAAAATCCGAGCGATCTGCAAGTGAATTTGAGCATTGCGCGGTTCGAGTTGCGCGGCATTTTTAAACCGTTCCAACGCCTCATCCACCTTACCCTGGGCCAGGAACGCCGCCGCCAAATTAATCTGAACGCTACTCTTGCGCGGCGCCAACGACTCCGCTTGTTCGAGGGCTTCCATCGCTTCCTCAATGCGTCCTTGTTGCAGCAGCGCCGCCCCAATCGACTCGTAAGCCTGCCAGTAGCGCGCGTCTCGCGTAGTCACCTGCTGGTAAGCGCGCAAAGCCCCTTCGTAGTCTCCCTCGCGCAACAGCACCACGCCCAAGCCGATATAGGCATTCAAATTCTCGGGATCCAACTGAGCCGCGCGACGATAGGCCAGTTGGGCGCCTTGATTATCTCCTAAATGGGCCAGAGAAAAGCCCAACGCATATTGAAAATCCGCATTATTCGGTTCCAACGCCACCGCCTGACGGTAAGCATTCGCCGCCGCTTCGTAATTTTCCCGGCGGGCTTGTAAATAGCCGATCCCCGAAAAAATACGGGGATTTTCCCGGTCCAAGACCACCGCTTCTTGATAGATAGCCAGCGCCCTTTCAAACTCCCCAGAATCGACCAATTCTCGACCCTGACGCAGCAGTTCTTTGAGTTTTTGGTTATTTTGGGTATTGTTTTGTGCGATTTTCACCCCGTCGTCAGCGCGGACAACGGCGGGGTTGACAGTAGCAATACCTCCTAATAACAGGAGACTGACGACAAACAAGGTCTGCTTTTGCACGGCCTATTTTCTCTCGTGTTGCTATGATTGCTCAGTATTACAGTTGAGGCGTGCTGACAACCGGGAAAGCCCGGATTTGAAAGCACCTCGTCGATCGCAGTGACACGGATCCGTCGAGAGATCGCCATCAATGGATGGCACCTTTTATGGCAACTTCACTGCGATCCGAGCGGGTGGCAAAACGCCAGTAGGGGAGTGGATGGGAGGAGTAGACTTCGACCAGGTTTCCCCCGAGCGACAAGGGGGGCGATCGCGTCTCCATCCTTCTCGGTGATGCCAAGCAACCGCTATCCCCTGCAACCCAGCCATCGGGTTGACTTAAGCCTCTAGATTTTCGCCTCCACTCTAGAAAACGGCGGCGAAAACGGCTTGAGTTCACTCGTCCTCTCCAGACTGAAGTCTGGGGATTTGCAAGCTTACAGAGGTTCTCATGATTTTATCAACAACTGACGTGATTCAAGGGGCCGTGGTCAAATCTTATTTGGGAGTGGTCACCGCCGAAGTGGTGTACGGAAGTAACGCCCTGCGCGATTTTTTTGCGGGCATTCGCGATATGATTGGCGGACGCACGGGCAGCTATGAAAAAGTCTTCAAACAGGGTCAAGAAGAAGCGATCGCCGAACTCGAACAACGGGCGCGCGCTTTGGGCGCCAATGCGGTGATCGGTATTGAAATCGATACGGGGACGATTAATATCGACGATCGCGGCGCCTTACTGCTGATTACGGCTTCGGGGACGGCGGTTTCCCTCGAACAGTGAATCCGTGGGTCTTTAGCGCTGGCGCGCGTACCGTCCGACCAGTTCCGACTCGGCTAAAATATGGCCGTCGATCGCCTGAAGCAGTTCGGCTTTCGTGGCGCCCGGTTTGAGGTCGAGGACGCGATCGAGGGCGTAAAGCTTGAAAAAATAACGGTGGGTCCCACTGGGGGGACAAGGCCCACCATAACCGATTTTGCCAAAATCATTTTTACCCTGAACCCCCCCAGAAGCGAGCCGATCTCCGAGGGGAACCCCTTCCGGGAGATCGCGCGTTTCCGGGGGTAAATTATACGCTACCCAGTGAACGAAGGTGCGCCCCGGGGCGTCGGGGTCGTCGGTAACGATCGCGAAACTGCGCGTTTCCGGTGGCGGGTCGTCCCAAGATAATGGCGGCGAGACATCGACCCCGTCACAGGTGTATCGAGGGGGAATCGAGGCGTTCGCTTCAAAGGCACGACTTTGCAAGTTCATGGTCTTATTCCTTTTTAAATTGGTTTTAAATGAATGGGGGGCGGGGCGACAACCCTCGATCGGTAACAGATTGACCCCAATAACGATCGCCGCCCCCCCGCAAAAGCTTCGACGGTTCACGAGTGCTTCCTCTGTGGTGGCGATCGCCTTCGATTGTAGCGTTCGGGTCGTGGTGCGAGTGAGGCTTACTTCATCGGCGTCGTTCTCGGCGCCGCTCGACGGCGGAGTGCTCCGACGGCGCTGTTATTTTAGATTTTAGAGGAAGTTTCGATCGAGATGGCTCGTAGGATTCGCGATCGCGTTCCCTCGAACTTCCGCGTCGTGACCCCCATCCCCCAACTGCGATCGCCAGGGTAGCTGCTACATCGGGCTGAATGCATCTTAATTAAGAGGAAGATATGTCGCCATTAAATCCGATTGAGGAAGTGGTCCGCGATTTAGAACGCGATCCGAATTTAATCCGCATTAAAAAATTATTAGTTTGTGTTTGTGAGGGAAAATGGGAAAACAATCGCGAAACCCTCGACGATCTCGATCTTCTCCACCTGCTCGAAACCGTGAAAGAACGCGCGCCCAATTTAGTCCAACTGCGTTCGATCCTGGGGGAAATTGTCCGTAAACTCAACAAACCCAAACCTTACAGCGTTTTGGCGCAAGCGCTGATTAAAAAGGTGGGAAAAATCTATCCGGACTCTCCCGACGACGAGCGATCGCGCGATCCCCAACAGGAACTTAAACCCGACCTGTTCAAAGAAGGAGATACCGGACAGCGTAGCGACTTCAATCGTACCCTCGACAGCGATCGCAAAATTGCCCCGGAAACCCTTTACAATCTCAAATATAAAATTGTCCGGCATACCAGTCCCCTGCGCGCCAAAATCCTAATCTTCTCCACCCTTTACCATCCCTTCAGTTTCAGCGATCGCGACTGGATCGCCCTCAAACAAAAACCCCTCGACCTGCTTTTAACTCAATTATTTGCGAGTTGTAAAAACCTCACCGAACTCGAAGCCGAACTCTACATTACCGCCCGGGCGATCGATAATTCCGACGAAAACTTGCAAACCGCCAGCGTCGTCGTTCAATATCTCATTCCCCTCTACGACGACCTCCCCGACACCGACGAAGACGATTCCGGCGTGCTCGACGGCGAAGACCTCTCCGAAGCCACCAACGGGGACGGCGATGACGACCGTCTCGAACTGCAAGCCTCTCGCCTGATGACCCCCGAAGCGCCTTCAGAGCCGCTAGAAGCCCGCGATCGCCCCGAAGACTTCGAGCGCCCCGAAGCGCCGCCGACCCCCGCTCCCGAGCCTGTCAGCGCCTCCTCAGCCCCCTCGAAAAGCGTACCTGCACCCCCCGCCCCGGTCGAAGCGATCGCCCCGACCCCAAGCGATCGTCCGGTGGCAGACCCAAACAGCAGCAGCCCGGGTAAATTTTCCCTTCAAAACTTAGACGGCGATGACGTTTCCGAACTGCATAAAAAACGGGTCGCCGAACAAATTCAAAGAATGGTGACTTACAGCGTCAATGATGTCACCAGCTTTATCGAAAATCAATTACACCAATTAGAATTAAAATTAGAAACCCGCTTGCTCGGTCGCGACTTAGAAGAATCCCTTTCTTTAAAATACGAAGCGTTAGGAGATTTTATCGTTCGCGTCAAATCCAGTACCTTGCAGTTTTTAGAAGTTTTAAGTCAATTAGAAGAAGGGGAAAGAAAGCAGTTTCTCGATCGCGTTTCCGACTCAAACAAGCGCGAACAGCCCTGACGACGCTATTTTCCGAGTCAGACAAAGACAGGCACAATAGGATCGGGCGTTTTAGGGGAAAATAGACCACAATGGATGCTGAGGAAATTCTCAGGCGATACAATGCAGGCGAAACCGACTTTAGAGGCGCCAACCTGCGATCGGCTCATCTCCAAGGCGCGGATCTCATTGGTGCCAACCTCCGCAGTGCCGACCTTCAGGGGGCTAATTTAATTCTCGCTTACCTCAGTCGCGTCAACTTGAGTGCGGCTTATCTCGTCACTACCCGCTTGTGCGGCGCCATTCTCAATCAAGCCAACCTCATCGGCGCCAACTTGAGCGATGTAGACCTGCACGGAGCCAGCTTGCAAGGGGCAGACTTGCGCCGCGCCAATCTCACGTTAGCCAATTTACTCGATGCCAACCTCAGCGATGCGGACCTTCGCAGTAGCAACCTCAGTGGGGCTTGTCTGCGCGGCGCCTGTTTGCGCGGGGCGAACTTACGCCACGAAAAGCGAATTTACGATCCGGCGAACTTGCGCGGGGCCGACCTGTCCGGCGCCGACCTGCGCGGGGTCAATTTGGTGGGGGCGGATTTGACTAAAGCGGATTTATCTTATGCCAATTTGACGGAAACGAACTTGCGCGGGGCCAATTTAAACCAGGCAAATTTGTATAGCAGTTTGCTCAAAGGGGCAATCTTGTCCGATGCCAATCTCGCCGAAGCGAATTTGCGCTGTGCGGATCTCACTCACGGCAAACTGGAACGAGTTCACCTGACCCGAGCGGATTTGAGTGGGGCCGTGGTGACGATGGCGATTTTGGCCGATGCTCGTCTGGATAAGGCCAATTTGCAAGGGTCTAACCTGACGGCGGTCAATTTCACCCGGGCGGACCTCAGCCGCAGCGACTTGTCGTTTGCAACCTTGGAAGAGGCGAATTTATGTGAGGCATATTTGGCGCGCACGAATTTGACGGCGGCGAATTTGACCCGGGCGAATTTGATTCGGGCGGAAATGAGCAGTGCGAATTTAACTGGGGTGAATTTTAAGGGAACGACGATGCCGGACGGGGAAGTACGATCGCGCTAAACTGCCGGATATTGCGCTTTAGTCCGGGACAGATCCTCGTAAAGTCCCGGTAAATATAAAGTGAAAGGGCAGATCGTGAGGAGAGGGAGATTCGTGGCCGAGTTCGAGGCGATCGCAATCGGCAGGGATCGGTGCTGTGGTCGCTGGGGCCTTGCTGTCGCACTACGGCAAGCGGGACTCAAGGGAGTCAAGTGCATTCCTCCACGATCGATTTGGAAGGACACGGCAATGCCGGGTCCCTACGGTCGAGATTGACCGTTGTTTTTTAAAACGGCTTTAATATATACGAAGAGCCAACACAAAAAAGCAATGAATATTGGAAGCGATCCGATCGCCAGACTGAAACCGAATTCTGGGGATTTTAAAAAGGCGACATCGCGATAGTTTTTTGGTTGTTTGACCGAGACCACTGTAGCGGTGACTGCACTTAAGGCGAGGGCGCTGCTGGCGATCGCGATCGTTCCGGTTAAGGCGCGATCGCTCTTGGTTTGTTCGAGTTGGACGATCCCTTCGACGGTTTTAATTGCATTTTCTAATAAGCGGAAATTGGCGCTCAAACTGGCGAGGTCACTTTCAATTTGGGGCAAGTATTTTTCACTCCCATAGTCGGCGAACGTTTCTAAAAAGTCAAAGGCGCGATCGCTGGCCTCGCGATCGATCGCTGTGGGAATCTGTTTTAGCCGTTTTTTGTAGTTTTCTAAATTTGTGGCGATCGTTTGTTTTTGTTCTTCCAAACGGCTCAAATAATTGCCATAAATTGATAAAATTGTCAAGAGATCGGCGAGATTATTTTGTAATTCTTTAAGATTTACTCTTTTTGATTTAACTTTAGCGGGTAAGGCTTTAACCAGAATTTGAATCGTTTGTGCGGCTTCTTTCATATCCGCCTTGAGACTGCGACTTTGATGGTAAGCCCAAATGCTTTTATTGCGATATTGAAATAAGCGGAGAAATTGCACGTGAAGCGTTCTAGGTATTTTCTTGGCTTGAGGATCGTCGAGAATAAATTTGCCGCCATTGTAAGGAAACAAATAGATTAATAAATGACGATTTTGCTTGAGGTTGCCGCGATCGCCCCCAAAGTGGGATAATTCATAAAAGTGGATTCCTTCAAATTCTCCCTCATTGTCGAGGTGATTTTCCCAATTGGGAGTATCGAACAATCCTAGGGCATGATAACAGTTTTGAGCTGTTTTTAAAACATCCTGGTCTTCAGCAGCCAGTTGTCCGTAAATCGTCCAACTTTCACCGATAGATGCTTCGGTATGATGCAATTGTTCGTCGATAATTGATTTAATCTTAACAATTGCGCCTAGAATACTTTGGGGCTTTGATTTTTCGTCTTTTGTGCTGTTTTTTCCCGAGCAATCCATCTGCAAAGCATAAGTATCCCCAATTTTTACCGGGTAATAATAGCCGTCGAAGGCTGAAGGAAAATCGATGAAGCCCAAAAGTTCAATATAGTTTTTATCTTGTTCTTCTGCGGTTTTGACTTTCTGGATAGATCGATGGAACTTGTCCTTATCAATTTCTTTTACTATTTTCTTTAAAAAATTTTCACGGTTTCGATCGACTTTTTCATCGGACTGACCCAAACCGTCGGCGAGATCGTAGATAAATCGATCGACGGTGGGATAAATTAAACGATCGCACTCGGCAGGCATAACGAAACTTACCAATTTTTTAATATTGAAAATGTCGGCATAGGGCATCCTTCTAAGTAGGGGTTGGGTTGCCAAACCCCTCCTCTAGGGTTTGGATTGACTTGCTATTTATCCCGACGTTGAGGCGATCGCTCACCCCAATTTAAACTCGAATTTTAGAATAAATTTCGCTTGTTCCACCGAATCCGAACTTTTACAAACATTTGCGATCGCGGGTTGGGCTTGACTTTTCCCTATTTTTTGTTTAATCTGTTCCGTAATTGTCGGTAAATCCGTCAAGTCGTCGATCGCGCTAGCGGCGTTGTCTACGTCGGTAGTTTTGCTATTTTCTAACTCAAAACTGGCATCTGGTAAAACATCGCGTCCCATGCGGGTGTGATTGCTACTGTCGAGCAATTGAGCATGAACTAAACTGTAGACCTTTTGCAACGGGGGGTAGCTGTCTACCAGGCGATCGATCGCGTCGCTGTCCGGACGATCGCCGAGTTGGTTAATTTGGGCTTGGATAGAGTCCGGTAAAGGATTTTGCTGTCGGGCGAGGGCCACCAGAAACGCTTGAAAAATCTGGAGATCGGAGTCTTTCATCGTCCACACAAGATAAACGCCGACCAATAATAAGGATCGGCAAAGGGCGTCTCTTCCATTGTAGCGATTGAACTCGACCAACTTTTGAAATTACGCAGCAGGGAACGGGGAAAACTCGGATCGTTCTCGAATCGTTCAATTTGTTGCCGATACCAATCCCCTAACCGATCTCGGGTGACGGTTTTGAGCCATTGTTGGGCGTTAGCAAAGGCGACGGGTTCCGGATGTCCT from Oxynema aestuarii AP17 harbors:
- a CDS encoding DUF262 domain-containing protein; translation: MIHSLLDTRTTNFGDLISNGKIYRVPPFQRDYSWNEENWEDLWQDIESLLTEQTPIHYMGAIVLQSSLESDKYFTIIDGQQRLATLSILATVVIDRLETLIANDIDPEANRERQEILRRTYLGDKDPRSLRYSSKLILNNNNNDFYKSNLINLREPRNIRKLTKSNQLLWKAFEYFRDRLNSLTDIIQFGDRLAAFLADTNELERIYNQVAIDIDSQQIDRPREVFEKLRPVYVSDEKFERDFSVLKIETKGQKKKLVRYILAKLENYVSGKPINEETPSIEHILPESPDRQWEQEFTNEQMADMRYRLGNLTFLEPSFNREIGQKKYDIKRQKYQQSSYILTQQITNDDWTPDSIARRQQELARQAIRVWRSDFV
- a CDS encoding transglutaminase-like domain-containing protein — translated: MKFNLGCQLSYQVDSWSTFVFNLRVVETNYQKLLNELLEISPDIEIDEYYSPFSENRYFRLNVPANTRLQLSYWAKVEMSHYYGDPGTIAEVAPADLPVEMLHYLYPSRYCQSDRLLRLADSEFGHLEPGYSRVTAICNWIYEKVIYLYGSSNPHTSAYDTATERQGVCRDFAHLGIAFCRALNIPARFVSAYAYGLEPPDFHACFEAYLGDRWYLFDATRRAPQNGLIRIGTGQDASDVSLSTIFGAVQMQEMKVFVEYLPASTATSDEIPQLTTKAIAIS
- a CDS encoding CHASE2 domain-containing protein, with protein sequence MDDPKTSLHPRQYLRQVRNAGTFNRFRRFVFSNLWNRMSKQLPDLTPIGVVAIAALCTTSLLVGVRSLGALQRWELLVFDWMIRLRPDDPPDPRLLVVGITEDDLSRFGWPLSDRTLAQALNQLQQHDPAAIGLDLYRNLSQPPGYEELVAELNAPNLIGIENDNVDPPPTLPEARIGFNDLVSDPDGPIRRNLMTFEIEGKTRYSFSLRLALHYLQLKGLAPEVSPTGAIVWGKAVFEPLTSTSGGYATIDAKGYQILLNYRAEDRAVETVTLSQVLDRQVPPEWIEDKIIAIGTIAPSIGDVHYTPYSSTSSHPFMAGVVIHAQMLSQLLSAVIDGRPLFWFWSEGVEIAWILAWTVGGAAIAWWCRHPLLLVAVSAGGIGVLVLTTWGIFLAAGWIPFVTPVLGWAIAGSGVVAYRAYQSGRQQQIVMKLLGQSTSPEVADALWSSRDHLLKNGKLPGQKLVATMLFTDLKDFSTISEQMPPEALLEWLNEYLEMLTEVVQEHHGIINKFTGDGIMAAFGVPIARQQPEEIAEDAYNAVSCGLTMSDRLQILNREWQQRGLPVIQMRVGIYTGPIVAGSLGGKERLEYGMIGDSVNIASRLESCEKDRQSSICRVLIARETLTLIREQFVVEHWGPLALKGKHQMVDVYRVLARQQKTGEVPVEPPVDFPQPKR
- a CDS encoding DUF928 domain-containing protein, producing MRSVPPTLGPPVPPTAQDRSRSGQASAAKASRKSPGRSPTSEMRRPSSTLSPKENVLMCCQPIVKLSILAVSIACLNTVGAAFPVRAVEFNPPDVGTPERRVGGGTRSGSPSEIDTQVGIFQPRQSGAPDRRIGGGSRGCSVGENGESGQPLTAIVPESLVGLTVSQAPTFFWYVPKHDAPAVEFALLDEERQTVIYETTFQTRGQAGLISLQLPENANLIPLELNKKYRWYFSIVCDPEDRAGDIAVEGWIQRVEPSAQLQERLAAAQSDGDRAAIYAQEGIWHETIALLVQQRLADPDNPQLEREWNQLLQSIGLDHLAQLSLWETSEARVP
- a CDS encoding tetratricopeptide repeat protein, whose amino-acid sequence is MQKQTLFVVSLLLLGGIATVNPAVVRADDGVKIAQNNTQNNQKLKELLRQGRELVDSGEFERALAIYQEAVVLDRENPRIFSGIGYLQARRENYEAAANAYRQAVALEPNNADFQYALGFSLAHLGDNQGAQLAYRRAAQLDPENLNAYIGLGVVLLREGDYEGALRAYQQVTTRDARYWQAYESIGAALLQQGRIEEAMEALEQAESLAPRKSSVQINLAAAFLAQGKVDEALERFKNAAQLEPRNAQIHLQIARILRDREQMDAAFQSYQRAASIDPQLTEAHEAIAAIHLEKQDFLQAIVAFRQLTELDGDNPDYYYYLAVALQGRDRAAEAIEILTKARSLYEAQGVSEGVEKVDALLEELR
- a CDS encoding YbjQ family protein; the protein is MILSTTDVIQGAVVKSYLGVVTAEVVYGSNALRDFFAGIRDMIGGRTGSYEKVFKQGQEEAIAELEQRARALGANAVIGIEIDTGTINIDDRGALLLITASGTAVSLEQ
- a CDS encoding YbhB/YbcL family Raf kinase inhibitor-like protein — translated: MNRRSFCGGAAIVIGVNLLPIEGCRPAPHSFKTNLKRNKTMNLQSRAFEANASIPPRYTCDGVDVSPPLSWDDPPPETRSFAIVTDDPDAPGRTFVHWVAYNLPPETRDLPEGVPLGDRLASGGVQGKNDFGKIGYGGPCPPSGTHRYFFKLYALDRVLDLKPGATKAELLQAIDGHILAESELVGRYARQR
- a CDS encoding pentapeptide repeat-containing protein: MDAEEILRRYNAGETDFRGANLRSAHLQGADLIGANLRSADLQGANLILAYLSRVNLSAAYLVTTRLCGAILNQANLIGANLSDVDLHGASLQGADLRRANLTLANLLDANLSDADLRSSNLSGACLRGACLRGANLRHEKRIYDPANLRGADLSGADLRGVNLVGADLTKADLSYANLTETNLRGANLNQANLYSSLLKGAILSDANLAEANLRCADLTHGKLERVHLTRADLSGAVVTMAILADARLDKANLQGSNLTAVNFTRADLSRSDLSFATLEEANLCEAYLARTNLTAANLTRANLIRAEMSSANLTGVNFKGTTMPDGEVRSR